One window from the genome of Verrucomicrobiia bacterium encodes:
- the rpmI gene encoding 50S ribosomal protein L35 has translation MRRPKGIKTKKSVAKRFKISAKGKVMARHSGTRHLLSGKSAKRRRRLGEWMELSPRDVYKIKACLPFSH, from the coding sequence ATGCGACGTCCCAAGGGAATCAAGACCAAGAAATCGGTCGCCAAGCGCTTCAAGATCAGCGCCAAGGGCAAGGTGATGGCCCGGCACTCCGGAACCCGCCACCTGCTGTCGGGCAAGAGCGCCAAGCGCCGCCGCCGCCTGGGTGAGTGGATGGAGCTCAGCCCCCGCGACGTGTACAAGATCAAGGCCTGCCTGCCGTTCTCCCACTGA